A single Lolium perenne isolate Kyuss_39 chromosome 6, Kyuss_2.0, whole genome shotgun sequence DNA region contains:
- the LOC127334410 gene encoding tuliposide A-converting enzyme 2, chloroplastic, whose product MASNTAADDNEVAHEFGLVRVYKSGRVVRPFVAPPAAPGLDPATGVDSKDVHLGDYSARLYLPPSAATAAAKLPVIVYVHGGGFVAESVASPNGHRFLNSLAAACPALAVSVEYRLAPEHPLPAAYDDCAAALRWVLSGADPWVAAHGDLGRVFVAGDSAGANACHYLAIQPDAARLKGAVLIHPWFWGSEAVGEETRHPLARAMGGRLWMFACPGSTGVDDPRMNPLAPGAPGLETLACEKVMVCTAEGDHLRWRGRAYAEAVAAARGGDGQGVELMETEGEGHVFHLVKPDCDKAKEMFDRIVAFVTAP is encoded by the coding sequence ATGGCGTCGAACACCGCAGCCGACGACAACGAGGTGGCGCACGAGTTCGGGCTCGTCCGTGTCTACAAGAGCGGCCGCGTCGTGCGCCCCTTCGTGGCTCCGCCCGCCGCGCCCGGCCTCGACCCCGCCACCGGCGTCGACTCCAAGGACGTCCACCTCGGCGACTACTCCGCCCGCCTCTACCTGCCCCCGTCCGCCGCCACGGCCGCTGCCAAGCTCCCCGTCATCGTCTACGTCCACGGGGGCGGCTTCGTGGCGGAGTCCGTCGCGTCCCCGAACGGCCACCGCTTCCTCAACAGCCTCGCCGCGGCCTGCCCCGCCCTGGCCGTCTCCGTCGAGTACCGCCTCGCGCCGGAGCACCCGCTCCCGGCGGCCTACGACGACTGCGCCGCCGCGCTCAGGTGGGTGCTCTCGGGCGCCGACCCCTGGGTCGCCGCGCACGGCGACCTGGGCCGCGTCTTCGTCGCCGGGGACAGCGCCGGCGCCAACGCATGCCACTACCTCGCCATCCAGCCCGACGCCGCGCGGCTCAAGGGCGCCGTGCTGATCCACCCCTGGTTCTGGGGCTCCGAAGCCGTCGGCGAGGAGACGCGCCACCCGCTGGCGCGCGCCATGGGCGGCCGGCTCTGGATGTTCGCGTGCCCCGGCTCGACCGGCGTCGACGACCCGCGGATGAACCCGCTGGCGCCCGGCGCGCCGGGGCTCGAGACGCTGGCGTGCGAGAAGGTCATGGTGTGCACGGCGGAGGGCGACCACCTCAGGTGGCGCGGCCGCGCGTACGCCGAGGCGGTGGCCGCGGCGAGGGGCGGCGACGGGCAGGGTGTCGAGCTGATGGAGACGGAGGGGGAGGGCCACGTCTTCCACCTCGTCAAGCCCGACTGCGACAAGGCCAAGGAGATGTTCGACAGAATCGTCGCCTTCGTCACCGCGCCGTGA